The Miscanthus floridulus cultivar M001 chromosome 6, ASM1932011v1, whole genome shotgun sequence genomic interval gatcgtaaatttccagtcggaacaatatttttctctcacacaaaccagccagcagtacttcttcacgaaccagcaaacCGAACAAGGCTAAACTTTGAAAGCACATATTCCCATGATCCTATCACCACTCCATATGGCATGCATGTAAGCTACCCAAGCTGCCTTTTGTTGTTTACCTTTACTCAGTCCCAGGCTTGCAGCTATGAATGAGCCTACTCCTACCATGCTCTGTTTTTTGTTCCTTCTTTACCTGCACACAGTGAGTCACAACTATGCGCCTACTCCTATATGACTCGTCTAGTTTAATTGCTTTGGGCTTTAGTTTCACAGAGACAGAGCCGGCCACTCTTCTTTTTTGCAGAGTAGGGGGCCAACGCCCCGTTTCGCCTCCACGAGGCTCGGCCTCTGCTTGTAGATGGTGCTCCCTGTTTGTTCGATgagaacaccggtggtcttgggTGATAAACTTGTTATGCTTGTAGATTAGGAAATGGTGGTGCTTGGGGATGGACGGCCGTAGATTGCCACATGGGCCGGAGCTCTAGAGAGGAACTGCTAGTAGACCTTTGTGTGatttatttgcatttgcattgttaCCCTTCCTCAATTCCTTTGCGTTGTACTCCACATTTAGAGGCTTACTGATGAGAGTTTTGAAATCTATAATACCATGAGCAACGTATCAGTTCAATAAAACGAAAGCGATGAAGGAAGTCCATCACAGAAAGTGTTTGCATCATGCTTACAGAATATGAAAGCACTCTGTTCCCATGATCTGGTGTCCGCTTAAATGTCAATTTAGCTACAAATTTGTGAAATAACAAATAAATGTCAATCGAGTGTAAAAGAAGTGTAACTTCTTTGctagtaaaaaagagaggaagAAATAGGGCAAAGAgccagaggagaggagaggagacgtGTACAGCTGACAGCTGTATGCCAAATGGGCAATGGAGAGAGGGGTAATTGGCGCGAAGAGAATGAACCCGAACAAGTCAAGAACCTCCGTCCTAGTCCTAGTCCTAGGCTCCTCCTATATAAGGCGTGTCCCCAATTCCCCTTCTCCCACCTCCGTCCGTATATAAGAAGCAAGATTTCGAATTCCACCTCCTCCTCTGCCTCCCCCagtccctctcctcctccccctccccctccccggcGCGATCCCTCCgtgctccgcctccgcctccgcccgtCAAGGAACAGCCGCTGTTCCGACAGATCCGCCTTTCCTCCTCGCCCGATCCGTGCCCTTCCGATCCGCCAGGTGAGCCTCGTGGAAGGCCTTCGATCTCCGGAGTTTCTAGGCGGGTTTTGCTAGCTACTAGCTACACGCCCCGATtcggcctccgccgccgctgaTCGCCACGCCGCCGAGTTCCCGGGATTCGTGATTAATATTGCGGGGGGATTTCGGTTACTTTTGGTTCATTCATTTGTGCCTTGGAATGGAATGCCATGCTAGTCTGAGTTTCTCATCGTGACTTGAACTCGAGAGATGTCCGATCCGCGATCCTGTTTCCTGGGTGTGCGTAACCCTGATCATCCTAGCCATGACCACTGCTTTATCTGCTAGTTTATCTGAAACAACATGTACATGTAATTCTCTGCGGTGTGTTCTGACGCTGTTGAGGCCCGGCGTGGCGTTGCATGCAGGGGATGGCCACCTTCGAGCTGTACCGGAGGTCCACCATTGGCACCTACCTCACCGAGACGCTGGACGAACTCGTCTCCAGCGGGGCCGTCAGCCCAGAGCTCGCCATCCAGGTCCTCCTGCAGTTCGACAAGGTCTGACGACATTACAGTATGGGTCTCAAAATTACCAGGTCCCTGACACTACGTCACTGCTTGTTTTGACCCTTCTCTTATTGTTTTTAGTCCATGACTGAGGCGCTGGAGATGCAGGTCAAGAGCAAGGTTAACGTCAAGGTACATACGATCGATGCGCCCTTTCTCTTGATTCGGATTCACTGCGATAGGAACCATGGGTCTAGAGCTTTGAAGGGGAACGGTACTTAGATTCCTTTTTGTTATGCACCTGGGAATGGTACTTAAGATTCCTTTTTGTTATGCACCTGCTAATGTGTAGATTTACCTAACAAATTTAAACTGTTAGTTCTTAGCTAGCCACTTAAAATGAAAACGTCTGCCTTCCTTTTTCTGTTTACACATGTAGCAGAATTTACGAGGTAGAAATTTCAGACTATACATTGTGCTGATAGTGAATgatgtaaacttagaaaattagACTAGACAACCTCTAACCATTCTGTTTAATGATCCTGTGTGCTACAATGTGTATTGGCTTGTACTTTACTGTTGTACACAATAGAATTATGCACTACACATTAATTGGGTTTGTCCGTTAACCGCTGATAAAGCAAAATAATGGCTATCAAAAACTGTACTCCCTCCATATGTGGATTAATTTTAGTACGCCGGAAAAAATTTGGAAGCAATTGTGTTAATGTTTGCCTTTGTAGCACTCTTTGCACTGCATGTAGCCTCACATTTCTTTTCCTGTTAGCCTTGCTATTTTCCATTGCTGTGATATGTTTTGAACTGTTGTCCGAAATCATTAATTTGCCCATGTACCAGTGACATATGTGCTTGCTCTTGAATTGTAAATAACTGCAAATTCAACTTTCCTACCTAACTTAATGGACTATAAGTTCACACATTTTTTTGGTAGTTCTGCGTGTACATGAAAGTTCTACGTAGCTACCTGTCACATTGCTGGTTTCTCTTCCAGTTTGTTAAAATGAAAACTTCATAGTACACCTTTTTCTTGGGAACATAGATAGTTGTCTTTCTATAATAACTGCTAgtctcttttatgttttgaaaccATGAAGACATTTTGGAGGCAAAGGGGCTTTTTTTGTATGATCTAGAATGAACTTCGGTGATATCCTTCTTTGTCGAAGGTGATGTTCATGCTAATAGTTTCACATACTGAATGCTTGCTATTATTTTGCTCGACTTCAAAGAAAAGACGAGAGCCTCTGGCCTCATACCTTATTGTTAGTGTTTCAGATAGGTCTTGTGCCTTTATGAGTCCAGTGTACGTGCTTCCTGCTTCTTTTTGATAGTTTGATTCTCTAAATTCTGTAAGTTGGGGTTCAAATGTTACAATTAAAATCGGGCGTGCAAGTTTCCAAACTGTCTTGCACATCTAATGGTTTCAGACTGGTCCCAGCTCAGTACTCAGTATTTCTTTTCACTTTggtatttgaaatcttatcagtTATCAGACTAGATCCTTGTCGCTGTACAGGGTCATCTGCACACCTACAGGTTCTGCGACAATGTCTGGACCTTCATTCTAACAGATGCAACCTTCAAGAGCGAGGAGATTCAAGAAACACTGGGCAAAGTGAAGATCGTGGCCTGCGATTCCAAGTTGCTGCAGCCTCAACAACCATAAAAGAACAGCCTCCTGCCCCATGTCGATCCCGTCCAGTTTAGCTCAGTTTCATGATATTACTGGCACCGCCCGAACTTTCCTAGTTCATGTGAATTTGCCCCCTCTGAACTTTTGTTTGTGTGAAGTTAAGCCATCGGCCGTGGCACCTGACTAGACTAGAGTACCATGGCTGCCAACATGTTATGCGTACTGAATATGGAATATGGTTTTGCTTTTTTCTGTTGAAAATTTCACATGGATGACTAGATGAAGCGTTGAATTTGACATGAATTATTTGTGCCTTTATATATATAACCGTGCTCTGGTTTAAGTGACCAATGAACAATAACAGCTGTTGTTTAATAAGCTATAGTCCAGTGGACTAAGCTACATGGTTATAGTTTAGTTAAATCGTTTTCCGAGACGATAAAACAATTCAGGACCAACTTTGTCATGATTCAAGATCATTTCATAAGTATATATCCAGAAAAATGGATATGCAACCGTAGAAGATACAAATGCTGTAGTTTTCCCCCTATAGATGCTCAGAGCGAGAGAACAAAAAATCGATCTCATGTAGCAGtgcccccccacccccccaccgcccaaaaaaaaaaaaaaaaaagactagtATTCACATCCGAGCTCAAGAGAACGTGAACATGGACTCAAGGGGCAGCTCTTCACAGTGAAACTTGAGCTCATTCTGAAATCTCTGAAGCACGAAATGCTCATCCTCTGTTATAAGGGTTGTCACGCCGCATTCCAACCTGGAGAAAGGTTCTCTCCCGGTTCTTCCAGCACGATGCAGATAGTCAGTCGCCGTCTTAGGAAGGTCAAAGCTGTATATGTGGCTGGTTTGAGGAAGGTCAAACCCTCTGCTTGCTATGTCTGTTGAAACCAGCAGGAATCCCCTTCCCTTCACTTCCTGCGGAGGTCACAAATCTCATAGTCAATACAGAGAATGGAGATGCTGGGAGATTCAGACAAGGAACTCGGAGAGCACTTACAGAGAACGAGGCAGCTCGAGCATTGAAGTTCATATCTTCTTCCAGCAGCAGCACATCTAGGCTTCCCTTATATTCATTTCTCAAGAACTCAGCAACGACGGTGGTTGAAGGAGGATTTCCAGCCTTCTTTGATCTCTCAGACTAAGAACATAGGTTCAGGAGTTACAAAACAGAATGCAAAGTTGAGGATGAAACATTACTTCTCTGGTTCAGTTAAGAACTTAAGATTCATTCACTACAACATAACTGCTCAGAGCTAGGTGAAGAATAGATGCCCCTTTATTAGTGAACAAACCAATTTTGTTACTTATAAGTGTCAAGTATCCAAAATCTAAAAGCTTATGAATCGGGGGTATTGGTC includes:
- the LOC136459998 gene encoding transcription initiation factor IIA subunit 2-like; the protein is MATFELYRRSTIGTYLTETLDELVSSGAVSPELAIQVLLQFDKSMTEALEMQVKSKVNVKGHLHTYRFCDNVWTFILTDATFKSEEIQETLGKVKIVACDSKLLQPQQP